The following are encoded together in the Cynocephalus volans isolate mCynVol1 chromosome 4, mCynVol1.pri, whole genome shotgun sequence genome:
- the GAL3ST3 gene encoding galactose-3-O-sulfotransferase 3 — MPPILQRLQQATKMSRRKILLLVLGCSTVTLLIHQGTQLSWYPKLFPLSCPPLRDPPSRPKHMTVAFLKTHKTAGTTVQNILFRFAERHNLTVALPHPSCEHQFCYPRNFSAHFVHPATRPPHVLASHLRFDRAELQRLMPPGTVYVTILREPAAMFESLFSYYNQYCPAFRRVPNASLEAFLRAPEAYYRAGEHFAMFAHNTLAYDLGGDNERSPRDDAAYLAGLIRQVEEVFSLVMIAEYFDESLVLLRRLLAWDLDDVLYAKLNARAAGSRLAAIPAALARAARAWNALDAGLYDHFNATFWRRVARAGRACVEREARELREARQRLLRRCFGDEPVLRPAAQIRTKQLQPWQPSRKVDIMGYDLPGGGGAGPATEACLKLAMPEVQYSNYLLRKQKRRGGTRARPEPVLANPPPRPIRVLPRGPQGP, encoded by the coding sequence GTACCCCAAGCTGTTCCCCCTGAGCTGCCCGCCCCTGCGGGACCCGCCATCGCGTCCCAAGCACATGACCGTGGCCTTCCTGAAGACGCACAAGACAGCAGGCACGACGGTGCAGAACATCCTGTTCCGCTTTGCCGAGCGTCACAATCTGACGGTGGCCCTGCCGCACCCGAGCTGTGAGCACCAGTTCTGCTACCCGCGCAACTTCTCTGCGCACTTCGTGCACCCTGCCACGCGGCCGCCGCACGTGCTGGCCAGCCACCTGCGCTTCGACCGCGCCGAGCTCCAGCGCCTCATGCCGCCCGGCACCGTCTACGTCACCATCCTGCGCGAGCCGGCCGCCATGTTCGAGTCACTCTTCAGCTACTACAACCAGTACTGCCCGGCCTTCCGGCGCGTGCCCAACGCGTCGCTCGAGGCCTTCCTGCGCGCGCCCGAGGCCTACTACCGCGCGGGCGAGCACTTCGCCATGTTCGCGCACAACACGCTGGCCTACGACCTGGGCGGCGACAATGAGCGCAGCCCGCGAGACGACGCCGCCTACCTGGCGGGCCTCATCCGCCAGGTGGAGGAGGTCTTCTCGCTGGTCATGATCGCCGAGTACTTCGACGAGTCGCTCGTGCTGCTGCGGCGCCTGCTGGCCTGGGACCTGGACGACGTGCTCTACGCCAAGCTCAACGCGCGCGCCGCCGGCTCGCGCCTGGCCGCCATCCCCGCAGCGCTGGCGCGGGCCGCGCGCGCCTGGAACGCGCTCGACGCCGGCCTCTACGACCACTTCAACGCCACCTTCTGGCGCCGCGTGGCGCGCGCCGGCCGCGCGTGCGTGGAGCGCGAGGCGCGCGAGCTGCGCGAGGCCCGCCAGCGCCTGCTGCGGCGCTGCTTCGGCGACGAGCCCGTGCTGCGGCCGGCCGCGCAGATCCGCACCAAGCAGCTGCAGCCGTGGCAGCCCAGCCGCAAGGTGGACATCATGGGCTACGACCtgcccggcggcggcggcgccggcCCCGCCACCGAGGCCTGCCTCAAGCTGGCCATGCCCGAGGTGCAGTACTCGAACTACCTGCTGCGCAAGCAGAAGCGCCGGGGCGGCACGCGGGCCCGGCCCGAACCCGTTCTGGCCAATCCCCCGCCTCGGCCCATCCGAGTGCTGCCCCGCGGCCCCCAGGGTCCCTGA